A single window of Mycolicibacterium aurum DNA harbors:
- a CDS encoding coniferyl-alcohol dehydrogenase, whose amino-acid sequence MVALSELVRFDGKHAVVTGCASGIGAEVVRQLGTLGARVTGLDVRAPDDAATVDDFVEVDLAEPDSVDAAAAAVGGAVDALFNVAGVSSGIGDPLLVVRINFLGTRALTEVLIQQMPAGAAIVNVSSLAASAYRDNAQTTMGLVATASFADGLRWCAEHPDALVDGGYRLSKEAIVLYGMRRSAALGARGIRINCTAPGVTETPILDQLRSAYGQQYLDSFTAPLGRVSSVEEQAAALVFLGSPAAGYITGQVVWTDGGISADRYVAQIHTTDQTQGSRR is encoded by the coding sequence ATGGTCGCACTCAGCGAGTTGGTGCGCTTCGACGGCAAGCACGCCGTCGTAACCGGGTGTGCGTCGGGTATCGGCGCCGAGGTGGTGCGGCAGCTCGGCACTCTGGGGGCGCGAGTCACCGGTCTGGACGTTCGGGCGCCGGACGATGCCGCGACCGTGGACGACTTCGTCGAAGTCGATCTCGCCGAACCTGATTCCGTGGACGCCGCAGCGGCCGCGGTCGGCGGGGCCGTCGACGCACTGTTCAACGTGGCAGGGGTCTCGTCGGGCATCGGAGACCCGCTGCTGGTGGTGCGGATCAACTTTCTCGGCACGCGTGCGCTCACCGAGGTGTTGATCCAGCAGATGCCAGCGGGCGCGGCGATCGTCAATGTCTCGTCACTGGCCGCCTCGGCATATCGCGACAACGCGCAGACGACAATGGGACTGGTCGCGACCGCGTCGTTCGCCGATGGACTCCGCTGGTGTGCCGAGCATCCGGATGCCCTCGTCGACGGGGGGTACCGGCTGTCCAAGGAGGCGATCGTGCTCTACGGCATGCGCCGGTCCGCCGCGCTGGGCGCCCGGGGCATCAGGATCAACTGCACCGCACCGGGAGTCACCGAGACGCCGATCCTCGATCAGCTGCGGTCGGCGTACGGGCAGCAGTACCTCGACTCGTTCACCGCGCCGCTGGGACGGGTGTCCAGCGTCGAGGAGCAGGCGGCGGCGCTGGTCTTTCTCGGCAGTCCTGCGGCCGGTTACATCACCGGGCAGGTGGTGTGGACCGACGGCGGCATCTCTGCCGACCGCTACGTCGCGCAGATCCACACCACCGACCAGACACAGGGGAGTCGACGATGA
- a CDS encoding NADPH-dependent FMN reductase → MTSTSQPFIVGLGGTLRANSSTERALRFCLRSVEEQGGRTRLFSAEDIDLPMYAPHELERTPRALDLVKSLRDADAVVVGSPGYHGAVSGLVKNALDYIEDLREDPRVYLDNTPWGCISCAYGWQAAVGTLTQLRSIGHALRAWPTPLGVAINSADPIWDPSGELADTDQGKAVANQLELLATQVLAFAQTNRE, encoded by the coding sequence GTGACGAGTACCAGCCAACCCTTCATCGTCGGCCTCGGCGGAACACTGCGGGCCAACTCGTCGACCGAGCGGGCGCTGCGCTTCTGTCTGAGGTCCGTGGAGGAGCAGGGCGGTCGGACCCGGCTGTTCAGCGCCGAGGACATCGACCTGCCGATGTACGCCCCGCACGAACTCGAGCGCACACCGCGCGCGCTGGACCTGGTCAAGTCGTTGCGGGACGCCGACGCGGTCGTGGTCGGTTCGCCCGGCTATCACGGTGCGGTGTCCGGACTGGTCAAGAATGCACTCGATTACATCGAGGACCTCCGCGAGGACCCTCGCGTGTACCTCGACAACACACCGTGGGGCTGCATCAGCTGCGCCTACGGATGGCAGGCGGCGGTCGGCACGCTGACCCAATTGCGCAGCATCGGGCATGCGTTGCGCGCGTGGCCGACCCCGCTGGGTGTGGCGATCAACTCCGCCGATCCCATCTGGGACCCGTCGGGCGAACTTGCCGACACCGATCAGGGCAAGGCGGTGGCGAATCAGCTCGAACTGCTCGCCACCCAGGTCCTGGCGTTCGCCCAGACGAACAGGGAGTGA
- a CDS encoding alpha/beta fold hydrolase, which yields MHLDSNSVLVDGLLTCYLEAGQGDPVVLLHGGEFGADARIGWERTIGALAHRHRVVAPDMLGFGGSAKVVDFTDGRGMRIRHVARFCEVMGIESAHFVGNSMGAVNLLVDTTSDAPVLPVRSLVAICGGGEIQRNEHVTALYEYDATVDGMRRIVAALFADPSYPHDEQYVRRRYESSIAPGAWESLAAARFRRPGLEPPASPSSARAYERIAVPTLTVEGGADKLLPAGWAACIAEQIEDGRSAVIPDAGHCPQIEQPDVVNELLLDFFEGA from the coding sequence GTGCACCTCGATTCGAATTCCGTGTTGGTCGACGGCCTGCTCACCTGCTATCTCGAAGCGGGACAGGGTGATCCGGTGGTGCTCCTGCACGGCGGCGAGTTCGGAGCTGATGCCCGCATCGGCTGGGAGCGCACGATAGGCGCGCTGGCGCACCGCCACCGCGTGGTCGCCCCCGACATGCTGGGGTTCGGCGGTTCGGCCAAGGTCGTCGACTTCACCGACGGCCGCGGGATGCGCATCAGGCACGTCGCCCGCTTCTGCGAGGTGATGGGCATCGAGTCCGCGCACTTCGTGGGTAATTCGATGGGGGCCGTCAACCTGTTGGTCGACACCACCTCCGATGCGCCGGTGCTGCCGGTGCGGAGCCTGGTCGCGATCTGTGGCGGCGGTGAGATCCAACGCAACGAACACGTCACCGCGCTGTACGAGTACGACGCCACCGTCGACGGGATGCGCCGGATCGTCGCGGCTCTCTTCGCCGATCCGTCCTACCCTCACGATGAGCAGTACGTCCGGCGCCGTTACGAGTCCAGCATTGCCCCGGGCGCCTGGGAGTCTCTGGCGGCAGCCAGGTTTCGCCGCCCTGGGCTGGAGCCACCGGCCTCGCCGAGTAGCGCCAGAGCCTACGAGCGGATCGCGGTGCCGACACTGACCGTGGAGGGCGGAGCCGACAAGTTGCTACCGGCTGGGTGGGCCGCCTGCATCGCCGAACAGATTGAGGACGGGCGATCAGCAGTGATCCCCGATGCCGGACACTGCCCGCAGATCGAGCAACCGGATGTCGTCAACGAGCTACTGCTCGACTTCTTCGAAGGAGCATGA
- a CDS encoding amidohydrolase family protein, with translation MSTPTVSPTHALYPPEGFGAPKDRHGHSSKDGVTGFPKDTVIFSADNHISVADDIFYERFPEELKGAAPRIWYEDGAYMVGMKGKAWTGGDFGRVLMQYDDLAGAASNNIEARIRELKEDGIDKELAFPNAVLALFHYPDKSLRERVFRIYNEHIADLQERSNGHFYGVGLINWWDPKGTRSTLEELKSLGLKTFLLPLNPGKDDGGNIYDYGSTEMDAVWDEIEAAGIPVSHHIGETPPKTPCQNNSVVVGMMVNVDSFREQFAKYVFSGILDRHPSLKIGWFEGGIAWVPTALQDAEHMLASYRHMFNHQLEHDVRHYWTNHMSASFMVDPLGLQLIDRIGVDNVMWSSDYPHNESTFGYSEKSLASVVEAVGADAALKIVSTNVQNFLGLS, from the coding sequence ATGTCTACTCCCACAGTGTCACCTACCCACGCCCTGTATCCGCCCGAAGGCTTCGGCGCGCCCAAGGACCGCCACGGTCATTCATCAAAGGACGGTGTGACCGGATTTCCCAAAGACACCGTGATCTTCTCCGCCGACAACCACATCTCGGTGGCCGACGACATCTTTTACGAGCGATTCCCCGAGGAACTCAAGGGGGCGGCGCCGCGCATCTGGTACGAAGACGGCGCCTACATGGTGGGGATGAAGGGAAAGGCCTGGACCGGTGGTGATTTCGGCCGGGTGCTGATGCAGTACGACGACCTCGCCGGCGCCGCCTCGAACAACATCGAGGCGCGTATCCGAGAGCTCAAAGAGGACGGCATCGACAAGGAGCTGGCATTTCCCAATGCTGTCCTGGCGCTGTTCCACTACCCGGACAAGAGCCTGCGCGAGCGGGTGTTCCGGATCTACAACGAGCACATCGCTGATCTACAGGAACGCTCCAACGGGCACTTCTACGGCGTCGGCCTGATCAACTGGTGGGATCCGAAAGGTACCCGCAGTACTCTGGAAGAGTTGAAATCGCTTGGGCTCAAAACGTTCCTGCTGCCGCTCAACCCGGGCAAGGACGACGGGGGCAACATCTACGACTACGGCAGCACCGAGATGGATGCGGTCTGGGACGAGATCGAGGCCGCCGGGATCCCCGTCAGCCATCACATCGGTGAGACGCCGCCGAAGACGCCGTGCCAGAACAACAGCGTCGTGGTCGGCATGATGGTCAACGTCGACTCCTTCCGCGAGCAGTTCGCCAAGTACGTGTTCTCCGGCATCCTGGACCGGCACCCGTCGCTGAAGATCGGTTGGTTCGAGGGCGGAATCGCCTGGGTGCCCACCGCTCTGCAGGACGCCGAGCACATGCTGGCCTCCTACCGGCACATGTTCAACCACCAGCTGGAGCACGACGTCCGCCACTACTGGACCAACCACATGAGCGCGTCGTTCATGGTGGATCCACTCGGTCTGCAGCTGATCGACCGCATCGGTGTCGACAATGTGATGTGGTCCTCGGACTACCCGCACAACGAGAGCACCTTCGGCTACTCGGAGAAATCGCTGGCGTCGGTCGTCGAAGCCGTCGGCGCGGACGCGGCACTCAAGATCGTGTCCACGAATGTGCAGAACTTCCTGGGGCTTTCGTGA
- a CDS encoding TetR family transcriptional regulator: MTGFTGGVTTARTVRADRASTTQESILKAAERLYAEHGVYAVSNRQVSEAAGQGNNAAVGYHFGTKTDLVRAIEQKHRASTEQLLERMVASTGDSADLRDWIACLVCSLTEHLAQLGNPTWYARFAAQALADPAYQRIVVRDALASPSLVRVVDGITRCLPDLPMAVVAERNIMARNLLVHTCADFERAFADGADLPRTSWSAVGSGLIDAIVGLWRAPVTELA; encoded by the coding sequence GTGACGGGGTTCACTGGTGGAGTGACGACAGCCAGGACGGTTCGCGCCGATCGCGCCAGTACCACCCAGGAGTCCATTCTCAAGGCCGCTGAACGGCTCTATGCCGAACACGGGGTGTATGCGGTATCCAACCGGCAGGTGAGTGAGGCTGCGGGACAGGGCAACAACGCGGCCGTCGGCTACCACTTCGGTACCAAGACCGACCTGGTCCGCGCCATCGAGCAGAAGCACCGCGCATCGACCGAGCAGCTCCTGGAACGGATGGTCGCGTCCACGGGCGACTCCGCGGATCTGCGGGACTGGATCGCGTGTCTGGTCTGCTCCCTGACCGAGCACCTGGCTCAGCTCGGCAATCCCACCTGGTACGCGCGCTTCGCCGCCCAGGCGCTGGCTGATCCCGCGTATCAGCGCATTGTGGTGCGGGACGCGTTGGCCTCACCCTCGCTGGTCCGCGTGGTCGACGGGATCACCCGCTGCCTGCCCGATCTGCCGATGGCCGTGGTCGCCGAGCGCAACATCATGGCGCGCAATCTGCTGGTGCACACGTGCGCGGACTTCGAACGCGCTTTCGCAGACGGCGCCGATCTGCCCCGGACCAGTTGGAGCGCAGTCGGATCCGGCCTCATCGACGCCATCGTGGGACTGTGGCGGGCTCCGGTCACGGAGCTTGCCTGA
- a CDS encoding SDR family NAD(P)-dependent oxidoreductase: protein MSELAGKVAIVTGGASGIGRGIATRFAAEGADVVIADVRDDLGEALAAELNSAGWSTVYHRTDVADQAQVAELVTAAAATFGGLDIMVNNAGISSPLKKGLFDEDLDEFDRVMRVNLLGVMAGTRDAGRYMSEHGGGSIINLGSIGGIQAGGGVSSYRASKAAIIHFTKCAAIELAHYEVRVNCLAPGNIPTPILASSATDEDRERLERFEARIRAQMRDDRPLKREGTAEDVAEAALYLATDRSRYVTGTVLPVDGGTVAGKVIVRKPATTDGTAR from the coding sequence ATGTCCGAACTCGCCGGCAAGGTCGCGATCGTCACCGGGGGCGCGTCGGGAATCGGCCGCGGCATCGCCACCCGGTTCGCCGCCGAGGGGGCTGACGTCGTGATCGCCGATGTGCGCGATGATCTTGGCGAAGCGCTTGCGGCCGAACTGAACTCGGCGGGATGGTCGACGGTGTACCACCGGACCGATGTCGCCGATCAGGCACAGGTCGCCGAACTCGTCACTGCCGCCGCGGCGACGTTCGGCGGGCTCGACATCATGGTCAACAACGCGGGCATCTCCAGCCCACTGAAGAAGGGCCTCTTCGACGAGGACCTCGACGAGTTCGACCGCGTCATGCGCGTCAATCTCCTCGGCGTGATGGCCGGGACGCGGGATGCCGGGCGGTACATGTCCGAGCACGGCGGGGGATCGATCATCAATCTCGGCTCGATCGGTGGCATTCAGGCCGGCGGGGGCGTGTCGAGTTACCGCGCGTCGAAGGCGGCCATCATCCACTTCACCAAGTGCGCGGCAATCGAGCTAGCGCACTACGAGGTCAGGGTGAACTGCCTTGCGCCGGGCAACATTCCCACCCCGATCCTTGCGTCGTCGGCCACCGACGAGGACCGCGAACGCCTGGAGCGGTTCGAGGCGAGGATTCGAGCGCAGATGCGAGACGACAGACCACTGAAACGGGAGGGAACCGCCGAGGACGTCGCCGAGGCCGCGCTGTATCTGGCCACCGACCGATCGCGATACGTGACGGGCACGGTGCTACCCGTCGACGGAGGCACGGTTGCGGGCAAGGTCATCGTGCGCAAGCCGGCCACGACCGACGGCACGGCACGGTGA
- a CDS encoding cytochrome P450: MTETLNQHAVAAAPEYPMERSAGCPFAPPQQMLDMNQARPLSRVRIWNGTTPWLVTGHEVARTLFADARVSVDDRIEGFPHWNEHMLSTVNKRPRSVFTSDAEEHTRFRRMLSKPFTFRRVEALRPVIQETTDGCIDEILAGPQPADLVAKLALPVPTRVISDMLGVPYEDHEFFQEHANAGLARYAAADAMQKGAMSLHQYLVNLVEEKQANPSEDAVSDLAERVTAGEISVKEAAQLGTGLLIAGHETTANMIGIGILALLENPEQAALLRDSDDPKFVANAAEELMRYLSIIQNGQRRVATEDIEIAGETIRAGDGIILDLAPANWDSAAYPNPDRLDFTRDAGQQLGFGYGRHQCVGQQLARAELQIVFQTVLRRIPTMRLAIPFDQVPFKHDRLAYGVYELPVTW, encoded by the coding sequence ATGACAGAGACTCTCAATCAGCACGCGGTGGCCGCGGCACCGGAGTATCCGATGGAGCGTTCGGCCGGTTGCCCGTTCGCACCGCCGCAGCAGATGCTCGACATGAACCAGGCCAGACCTCTCTCCCGGGTGCGGATCTGGAACGGCACCACGCCGTGGCTGGTCACCGGCCACGAGGTAGCCCGCACCCTGTTCGCCGACGCTCGGGTCAGTGTCGACGACCGGATCGAGGGCTTTCCGCACTGGAACGAGCACATGCTCTCGACGGTGAACAAGCGACCGCGGTCGGTCTTCACCTCCGACGCCGAGGAGCACACCCGGTTCCGGCGCATGCTGTCCAAGCCCTTCACCTTCCGCCGCGTCGAGGCCCTGCGCCCGGTGATCCAGGAGACCACCGACGGCTGCATCGACGAGATCCTGGCCGGCCCGCAGCCTGCCGACCTGGTGGCCAAATTGGCGTTGCCGGTACCCACCCGTGTGATCAGCGACATGCTCGGGGTTCCGTACGAAGATCACGAGTTCTTCCAGGAGCACGCCAACGCCGGTCTGGCCCGCTATGCCGCCGCGGACGCCATGCAGAAGGGCGCGATGAGCCTGCACCAATACCTGGTCAACCTCGTGGAGGAGAAGCAGGCCAACCCGTCCGAGGACGCAGTATCCGACCTGGCCGAGCGCGTGACCGCCGGTGAGATCAGTGTCAAAGAGGCCGCGCAGCTGGGTACCGGACTGCTGATTGCCGGGCACGAGACCACCGCGAACATGATCGGCATCGGCATCCTGGCGCTGCTGGAGAACCCCGAACAGGCTGCGCTGCTGCGGGATTCCGATGATCCCAAGTTCGTCGCCAATGCCGCCGAAGAGCTGATGCGCTATCTGTCGATCATCCAGAACGGTCAGCGCCGGGTGGCAACCGAGGATATCGAGATCGCCGGTGAGACGATCCGGGCGGGGGATGGCATCATCCTCGACCTGGCGCCCGCCAATTGGGACAGCGCCGCCTATCCCAACCCCGACAGACTCGACTTCACCCGCGACGCGGGCCAGCAGCTGGGCTTCGGCTACGGCAGGCACCAGTGCGTGGGCCAGCAGCTCGCCCGTGCCGAACTACAGATCGTCTTCCAGACGGTGTTGCGGCGCATTCCGACGATGCGCCTGGCCATCCCGTTCGACCAGGTGCCCTTCAAACACGACCGACTCGCCTACGGCGTCTACGAACTTCCGGTGACCTGGTAG
- a CDS encoding ferredoxin yields MFVSVDQDKCVSSGQCVLNAMEVFDQRDEDGVVELLNPEPGPELAQVTRNAAAACPALAIHIEG; encoded by the coding sequence ATGTTCGTCAGCGTGGACCAGGACAAGTGCGTCTCCTCCGGCCAGTGCGTACTGAACGCCATGGAGGTGTTCGACCAGCGCGACGAGGACGGCGTGGTCGAACTCCTGAATCCGGAACCGGGCCCCGAATTGGCCCAAGTGACCCGAAACGCCGCGGCCGCCTGCCCAGCCCTGGCCATTCACATCGAGGGGTGA
- a CDS encoding cyclase family protein: MTGTMGDFRRAADEVRNWGRWGDDDELGTLNFITAEKVAEAAGLVKQGKVISMGGDFSSGGPQGAFKFRQNPVHVMTVDGGDASTLVQYGPEWLRNAVASDVSAFFADNPFRFNDDLIVMPLQAATQWDALSHVYYEDQLYNGFPAGSVTSFGAFHLGIEKVADKGITSRGVLLDVVAHRGAATFCEPGNPITPAELDEIAAAQNVEIRSGDVVVVHTGWWTRFLETGDGAEAGSGLHWTCASWLHQHEVAAVAADNLMVEDPDPAQGVEGTFLPMHMLCLRDMGLMLGEYWDLGPLAADCASDRIYEFQLVAPPLKVVGAVGAPVSPIAIK; the protein is encoded by the coding sequence ATGACCGGCACCATGGGTGACTTCCGCAGGGCCGCCGACGAGGTTCGCAACTGGGGACGATGGGGAGACGACGACGAACTCGGCACCCTGAACTTCATCACCGCCGAGAAGGTCGCTGAGGCCGCGGGCCTGGTCAAGCAGGGCAAGGTCATCTCGATGGGCGGCGACTTCAGCTCCGGAGGACCGCAGGGCGCGTTCAAGTTCCGGCAGAACCCCGTGCACGTCATGACTGTCGACGGCGGAGACGCCTCCACACTGGTCCAGTACGGTCCGGAGTGGCTGCGCAACGCGGTCGCTTCCGATGTCAGCGCGTTCTTCGCCGACAACCCGTTCCGGTTCAACGACGACCTCATCGTGATGCCGCTTCAAGCCGCCACCCAGTGGGACGCGTTGTCGCACGTGTACTACGAGGACCAGCTCTACAACGGCTTTCCCGCCGGCTCGGTGACCAGCTTCGGCGCCTTCCACCTCGGCATCGAGAAAGTCGCCGACAAGGGCATCACCTCACGTGGGGTGTTGCTCGACGTGGTCGCTCACCGCGGGGCCGCGACGTTCTGCGAGCCCGGTAACCCCATCACCCCCGCCGAACTCGACGAGATCGCGGCCGCGCAGAATGTCGAGATCCGGTCCGGGGACGTCGTCGTCGTGCATACCGGATGGTGGACGCGGTTCCTGGAGACCGGCGACGGCGCCGAGGCGGGCTCGGGTCTGCACTGGACGTGTGCCTCCTGGCTTCATCAGCACGAAGTGGCAGCCGTCGCCGCCGACAACCTCATGGTCGAAGACCCCGACCCGGCCCAGGGGGTCGAGGGCACGTTCCTGCCGATGCACATGCTGTGCCTTCGGGACATGGGGCTGATGCTCGGCGAGTACTGGGACCTCGGGCCGCTGGCGGCCGACTGTGCCAGTGACCGTATCTACGAATTCCAGCTCGTCGCACCGCCGCTGAAGGTGGTCGGTGCGGTCGGGGCCCCTGTCAGTCCGATCGCGATCAAGTGA
- a CDS encoding M24 family metallopeptidase yields MRREVGARLRAAMSEQGVDALVLLGNSNVIYATGISWPLADAGLSHVERPVAVVLADDEHPHLFLPFREGTVMESDLPDDHLHGPVYLEFDEGVAEFATILARLIPAGASLATDELTGAMRRAGRALFPEAPVDAAPVVGAAKLVKTIDQIACVRRACQITEEAVAEIQKALIPGARQIDLSAEFVRRTFELGATTNMFDSIWQVMPASKAEGTWTTTGDLALPLLTTERELSQGDVLWTDVSIAYHGYCSDHGRTWIVGQDPTATQQKQFDRWARIVDAVLSVTKAGATCGDLGRAATAAAGGVKPWLPHFYLGHGIGTSAAEMPMIGTDLGQDWDDNFVFPPGMLLVFEPVVWEDGTGGYRGEEIVVVTEGGWMPLTAYPYDPYEVSDGA; encoded by the coding sequence ATGCGCCGCGAGGTCGGCGCGCGTCTGCGCGCCGCGATGAGCGAACAGGGCGTCGATGCACTGGTTCTGCTGGGCAACAGCAACGTCATCTACGCCACCGGTATCAGCTGGCCGCTCGCCGACGCGGGCCTGTCACACGTCGAACGGCCGGTGGCGGTCGTGCTGGCCGATGACGAGCACCCGCATCTGTTCCTGCCGTTCCGTGAAGGCACAGTCATGGAGTCGGACCTGCCCGACGACCACCTGCACGGACCGGTCTACCTCGAATTCGACGAAGGGGTCGCCGAATTCGCCACAATCCTGGCGCGCCTCATCCCGGCAGGCGCGTCGCTGGCGACCGACGAACTGACCGGGGCGATGCGGCGGGCCGGCCGCGCGCTGTTCCCCGAAGCGCCGGTAGATGCCGCGCCGGTGGTGGGCGCGGCGAAGCTGGTCAAGACGATCGACCAGATCGCCTGCGTCCGGCGGGCCTGTCAGATCACCGAAGAGGCCGTCGCCGAGATCCAGAAGGCGCTCATCCCGGGCGCGCGGCAAATCGATCTGTCTGCCGAATTCGTACGCCGGACCTTCGAACTCGGCGCCACCACGAACATGTTCGACTCGATTTGGCAGGTCATGCCCGCGTCCAAGGCCGAGGGCACCTGGACAACCACCGGTGATCTCGCGCTGCCGCTGCTGACGACCGAGCGCGAGCTGTCCCAGGGTGACGTGCTGTGGACCGACGTGTCGATCGCCTACCACGGGTACTGCTCCGACCATGGCCGCACGTGGATCGTCGGCCAGGATCCGACGGCGACCCAGCAGAAGCAGTTCGACAGGTGGGCCCGGATCGTGGATGCGGTGCTGTCGGTCACCAAGGCAGGTGCCACCTGTGGCGACCTCGGACGCGCGGCCACCGCGGCCGCCGGCGGCGTGAAACCGTGGCTGCCGCATTTCTACCTGGGGCACGGCATCGGGACGAGCGCAGCCGAAATGCCCATGATCGGAACCGATCTCGGCCAGGATTGGGACGACAACTTCGTTTTTCCGCCAGGCATGCTGTTGGTGTTCGAGCCCGTGGTCTGGGAGGACGGTACCGGTGGCTACCGCGGCGAGGAGATCGTGGTCGTGACCGAGGGCGGTTGGATGCCGCTGACCGCATACCCGTACGACCCCTATGAGGTGTCCGATGGGGCTTGA
- a CDS encoding M24 family metallopeptidase, producing the protein MGLEIEADGRELRYSRRERALAQMEIHDLDILVLGRQANVRYISGAPQLWVVGTRPFGPICELVRATGEIHLNSTWDEGIPEEIPHENLYGFAWNPMTLVGILRNIAGADTARRVGTDALTPTFAKLLPMAFPNAELIDAEQAMQAARRIKTPEEVQALRRALLVAEEGVAEGVAALGPGTTEQAIAGAVLQAEAAGGVSTPATQDAAWVTSKEHPWRRAEGDGLVREGDLVAVSAGVLADGYVAEVARTLHVGDSTDAVRALYRRRDDLWDTLLAACRAGRPTCGLLDAYQESGESLPAMPVAHGLGLGFDPPVVAPTLRATAESDHLEEGMVLAVTAYVWEQGVGAVFTRDAVLITADGPEVLSAAPAYRESVHG; encoded by the coding sequence ATGGGGCTTGAGATCGAGGCCGACGGCCGGGAGCTGAGGTACAGCCGTCGGGAGCGAGCGCTGGCGCAGATGGAGATCCACGACCTCGACATACTGGTGTTGGGCCGGCAGGCCAACGTCCGCTACATCTCCGGGGCCCCGCAGCTGTGGGTGGTCGGCACCCGCCCGTTCGGGCCGATCTGCGAACTCGTGCGTGCCACCGGTGAGATCCACCTCAACAGCACCTGGGACGAGGGCATCCCCGAGGAGATCCCGCACGAGAACCTGTACGGGTTCGCGTGGAACCCGATGACACTGGTCGGCATACTGCGGAACATAGCGGGGGCCGATACCGCGCGCCGAGTCGGAACCGACGCGCTGACGCCGACATTCGCCAAACTCCTGCCGATGGCCTTCCCCAACGCCGAGCTGATCGATGCGGAGCAGGCCATGCAGGCGGCTCGCCGCATCAAGACGCCCGAGGAGGTGCAGGCGCTGCGCCGCGCACTGCTGGTCGCCGAGGAGGGCGTGGCCGAGGGTGTCGCCGCGCTCGGGCCGGGCACCACCGAGCAGGCCATCGCGGGTGCGGTGCTGCAGGCCGAGGCCGCCGGTGGCGTGAGCACCCCGGCCACCCAGGACGCCGCCTGGGTGACGTCGAAGGAGCACCCGTGGCGCCGCGCCGAAGGCGACGGACTGGTCCGCGAGGGAGATCTGGTGGCGGTCTCGGCCGGGGTACTGGCCGACGGATACGTCGCCGAAGTGGCCCGCACGCTCCACGTCGGTGATTCGACGGACGCGGTCCGCGCGCTGTACCGGCGCCGAGACGACCTGTGGGACACACTGCTTGCGGCGTGCCGAGCCGGTAGGCCGACGTGCGGGCTGCTCGACGCGTACCAGGAGTCCGGCGAGTCGCTGCCGGCGATGCCGGTGGCGCACGGACTCGGACTGGGTTTCGACCCGCCGGTGGTAGCGCCGACCCTGCGGGCCACCGCGGAATCCGACCATCTCGAGGAGGGCATGGTGCTTGCAGTCACCGCTTACGTGTGGGAACAGGGGGTCGGCGCGGTGTTCACCCGCGATGCAGTCCTGATCACCGCCGACGGTCCCGAAGTCCTCTCCGCCGCCCCGGCCTACCGCGAATCCGTTCATGGCTGA